A single Oryza brachyantha chromosome 8, ObraRS2, whole genome shotgun sequence DNA region contains:
- the LOC102714310 gene encoding sm-like protein LSM2, with protein sequence MLFFSYFKELVGKEVTVELKNDLAIRGTLHSVDQYLNIKLENTRVVDQDKYPHMLSVRNCFIRGSVVRYVLLPQDGVDIDILHDATRREARGG encoded by the exons ATG CTGTTCTTCTCCTACTTCAAGGAACTCGTGGGGAAGGAGGTGACGGTGGAGCTCAAGAACGACCTGGCGATCCGCGGCACGCTCCACTCTGTCGACCAATACCTCAACATCAAGCTTGAGAACACCCGGGTCGTCGACCAGGACAAGTACCCCCACATG CTATCGGTGCGAAACTGCTTCATAAGGGGATCCGTGGTGCGGTACGTGCTGCTTCCGCAGGACGGCGTCGACATTGACATCCTCCATGATGCCACCAGGAGGGAGGCGCGTGGAGGCTGA